A genome region from Taeniopygia guttata chromosome 5, bTaeGut7.mat, whole genome shotgun sequence includes the following:
- the BAG5 gene encoding BAG family molecular chaperone regulator 5 isoform X1, translated as MEGAASPEGQQVHLKLDERRGMDMGNQHPSIKRLQEIQKEVKEIEQQVAGFSGLSTDRDYKKLERSLTKQLFEIDSVDTEGKGDIQQARKRAAQETERLLKELEQNANHPRRLEIEALFKEAQSLVEREITPSYKGGNRISDEFEEGIQDIVLRLTQVKTGGKVSLRKARYRTLTKICTVQEIIESGLKQQLSLPLSNDAHPSVSKINSVMCEVNKARGTLIALLMGVSSNDTCRHLSCVLTGLIADLDALDVCGHTEIRNYRKEVVEEINKLQKYLDLDEEADSSHAYDLAKNQSILKIEEIRKKMKEVHSLLLKTENASDLYLGSKAELQGLIAHLDEVSPGKNPCIREARRRAVIEVQTLITYIDLKEALEKRQMYQEQTAAEHQSHKAVWTVLGNLSQIQKEVISFDGNRTDKNYMRLEELLTKQLLALDAVDPQGDERCKAARKQAVKLAQNILYYLDMKTDEWEY; from the exons ATGGAGGGCGCGGCGAGTCCTGAGGGGCAGCAAG TTCATCTGAAGCTGGACGAGCGAAGAGGAATGGATATGGGTAACCAACACCCATCCATAAAACGGTtacaagaaatacagaaagaagTCAAAGAAATTGAACAGCAAGTAGCTGGCTTCAGTGGTCTGTCCACCGACCGAGATTACAAGAAATTGGAAAGAAGCCTTACGAAACAGCTGTTTGAAATAGATTCTGTAGACACCGAAGGGAAGGGGGATATTCAGCAAGCCAGAAAGCGAGCTGCCCAGGAAACTGAGAGGCTGCTGAAGGAACTGGAACAAAATGCAAACCATCCGCGCAGACTGGAAATAGAGGCTTTATTCAAGGAGGCACAGTCACTTGTGGAACGCGAGATCACACCTTCTTACAAAGGGGGAAACCGTATAAGTGATGAATTTGAAGAAGGAATTCAGGACATTGTGCTGAGGCTTACCCAGGTGAAAACTGGAGGGAAAGTTTCTCTACGCAAAGCGAGATACCGCACTCTGACAAAGATATGTACTGTTCAGGAGATTATAGAGAGTGGTCTAAAGCAACAGCTGTCCCTGCCACTCTCTAATGATGCTCATCCTTCTGTCTCCAAAATTAACTCTGTAATGTGTGAAGTGAACAAAGCCAGAGGAACTCTCATTGCACTTCTAATGGGAGTGAGTAGTAATGATACCTGCAGGCATCTGTCCTGTGTGCTGACAGGCCTCATTGCTGATTTGGATGCTTTAGATGTCTGCGGTCACACAGAAATAAGAAACTACAGAAAGGAAGTAGTAGAAGAGATCAATAAATTGCAGAAATACCTGGACTTGGACGAAGAAGCAGATTCTAGTCATGCTTATGATTTGGCAAAAAATCAGTCCATTCTAAAAATAGAAGAGATCCGTAAGAAGATGAAGGAAGTTCATTCCTTACTTCTAAAAACAGAGAATGCTTCTGATTTGTATCTGGGATCCAAAGCAGAGTTGCAGGGACTAATTGCCCACCTAGATGAAGTGAGTCCAGGAAAAAATCCCTGTATTAGAGAGGCCAGGAGAAGAGCAGTAATTGAAGTTCAGACTCTTATAACATATATTGATTTGAAGGAAGCActggaaaaaaggcaaatgtaTCAAGAGCAAACTGCTGCTGAACATCAGTCTCATAAAGCAGTTTGGACTGTACTTGGAAACTTGTCTCAAATTCAGAAAGAGGTGATTTCGTTTGATGGAAACAGAACAGATAAAAATTACATGAGACTGGAAGAACTTCTTACAAAACAACTTCTAGCCCTGGATGCTGTTGATCCACAAGGTGACGAGCGGTGTAAGGCTGCTAGGAAGCAGGCAGTAAAGCTTGCACAGAATATTCTTTACTATCTGGACATGAAAACAGATGAATGGGAATACTGA
- the BAG5 gene encoding BAG family molecular chaperone regulator 5 isoform X2: MDMGNQHPSIKRLQEIQKEVKEIEQQVAGFSGLSTDRDYKKLERSLTKQLFEIDSVDTEGKGDIQQARKRAAQETERLLKELEQNANHPRRLEIEALFKEAQSLVEREITPSYKGGNRISDEFEEGIQDIVLRLTQVKTGGKVSLRKARYRTLTKICTVQEIIESGLKQQLSLPLSNDAHPSVSKINSVMCEVNKARGTLIALLMGVSSNDTCRHLSCVLTGLIADLDALDVCGHTEIRNYRKEVVEEINKLQKYLDLDEEADSSHAYDLAKNQSILKIEEIRKKMKEVHSLLLKTENASDLYLGSKAELQGLIAHLDEVSPGKNPCIREARRRAVIEVQTLITYIDLKEALEKRQMYQEQTAAEHQSHKAVWTVLGNLSQIQKEVISFDGNRTDKNYMRLEELLTKQLLALDAVDPQGDERCKAARKQAVKLAQNILYYLDMKTDEWEY; encoded by the coding sequence ATGGATATGGGTAACCAACACCCATCCATAAAACGGTtacaagaaatacagaaagaagTCAAAGAAATTGAACAGCAAGTAGCTGGCTTCAGTGGTCTGTCCACCGACCGAGATTACAAGAAATTGGAAAGAAGCCTTACGAAACAGCTGTTTGAAATAGATTCTGTAGACACCGAAGGGAAGGGGGATATTCAGCAAGCCAGAAAGCGAGCTGCCCAGGAAACTGAGAGGCTGCTGAAGGAACTGGAACAAAATGCAAACCATCCGCGCAGACTGGAAATAGAGGCTTTATTCAAGGAGGCACAGTCACTTGTGGAACGCGAGATCACACCTTCTTACAAAGGGGGAAACCGTATAAGTGATGAATTTGAAGAAGGAATTCAGGACATTGTGCTGAGGCTTACCCAGGTGAAAACTGGAGGGAAAGTTTCTCTACGCAAAGCGAGATACCGCACTCTGACAAAGATATGTACTGTTCAGGAGATTATAGAGAGTGGTCTAAAGCAACAGCTGTCCCTGCCACTCTCTAATGATGCTCATCCTTCTGTCTCCAAAATTAACTCTGTAATGTGTGAAGTGAACAAAGCCAGAGGAACTCTCATTGCACTTCTAATGGGAGTGAGTAGTAATGATACCTGCAGGCATCTGTCCTGTGTGCTGACAGGCCTCATTGCTGATTTGGATGCTTTAGATGTCTGCGGTCACACAGAAATAAGAAACTACAGAAAGGAAGTAGTAGAAGAGATCAATAAATTGCAGAAATACCTGGACTTGGACGAAGAAGCAGATTCTAGTCATGCTTATGATTTGGCAAAAAATCAGTCCATTCTAAAAATAGAAGAGATCCGTAAGAAGATGAAGGAAGTTCATTCCTTACTTCTAAAAACAGAGAATGCTTCTGATTTGTATCTGGGATCCAAAGCAGAGTTGCAGGGACTAATTGCCCACCTAGATGAAGTGAGTCCAGGAAAAAATCCCTGTATTAGAGAGGCCAGGAGAAGAGCAGTAATTGAAGTTCAGACTCTTATAACATATATTGATTTGAAGGAAGCActggaaaaaaggcaaatgtaTCAAGAGCAAACTGCTGCTGAACATCAGTCTCATAAAGCAGTTTGGACTGTACTTGGAAACTTGTCTCAAATTCAGAAAGAGGTGATTTCGTTTGATGGAAACAGAACAGATAAAAATTACATGAGACTGGAAGAACTTCTTACAAAACAACTTCTAGCCCTGGATGCTGTTGATCCACAAGGTGACGAGCGGTGTAAGGCTGCTAGGAAGCAGGCAGTAAAGCTTGCACAGAATATTCTTTACTATCTGGACATGAAAACAGATGAATGGGAATACTGA